CCCTGGGCCTGTTCGTCCCAGTCCAGCGACAGCAGCTGCGGCAGGTACTTGCTCACCAGCTCGGGCGTGCCGAATTTCTTGAGCGTGCGCGTCAGCGAGTCAGTCATGGACAGCGGGCAGCACAGGCCGAACTCCGACTGCACGAACATGTAGGTGAGCGCGTATTTGACGGCCGGCGGCATCTTGCCCCGCCAGCCCAGCATGTCGTCGCGGTGCGAGATGGCCTGCAGGCCGAACTCGCCATAGGCAATGCGCTCCAGTTCCTCGTAGGCCGGGTGCTTGATGATGCGCTGGCGATCGACGCCGGCGCGGGTGCGGTATTCCAGCTCGGGGGGGTTCTTGTCGGCAATGCCGGCCAGCTCGTCCACACGCCCGCCCGCCAGATGGCCCATGCGCTGCAGATAGGGTTGCAGGTGGGCCAGCAGATCAGCCGGCAGGTAGAGTGCGAGCAGCGACTGCAGCTCAGGATCGGTGGCGTAGAAATTGGCACCGTGGCGATCAGGCACGGGATGGTCTGCAGCGCAGACAGCCTGGGCCACGGCATGCATCTGGCTCTTATCGTTGGCGGACATGAACGTCTCCTGCTGAATTCGAATATCCCCTGAGGAGCTGAGCACCCTCTCATTGAAAAGAGGACGACAACCTCGCTACAGGGCTTACCTTGCTTGCCGTCTCTGGTTCAGGCCGTGACGAATTCGGGCGATATGTACCGCACACAACGCCAGCAACGGAGGCAAGGACTGCCACGAATTTCAGCACCCTCATATATTCACGTCAAATATTATTAAAATCTTTCTCAATACTTTTTAAATATCAATAAAACATGGAACTGAGGTTGCTGCACTACTTCGTCACCCTCGCCGAAGAGCTTCATTTCAGCCGTGCGGCGCAGCGGCTGTCGATCTCCCAGCCCCCGCTGTCCGTGGCCATCAAGCAGCTGGAGCAGGAGCTGCAGGCCCAGTTGTTCGAGCGCAGCAGCAAGGGCGTGCGGCTGACTGCGGCCGGTGAACATTTGCTGGACAAGGCACGCCAGCTATTGGCGTTGAGTCAGCAGGCCGCCCAGGAAACGCGCGACGTGGCCCAGGGCACGCGCGGCCATCTGCGCCTGGGCTTCGTGGGATCGAGCCTGTACCGCGGCTTGCCACAGGCGCTGGAGCGGTTCCAGCACGACCACCCCCTGGTACGCGTGGACATGCTTGAGGCCAACAGCGCAGAGCAAATCCTGGACCTGCAGCAAATGCGGCTGGACATGGCCCTGGTCCACTCCATACAGCCGCCCGAAGGAATTGCCAGCCGGCTGCTGATGGAAGAGCCTTTCGTGGTCTGCCTGCCCGACCGCCACCCGCTGCAGGTCAGCTCCGCCATCGATCTGACCGAACTCAAAAACGACCGTCTGATTCTGTTCTCCAGCCTGGTCTCACCCACCTATCACCAGCGCATCTACGAGATGTGCCTGGCCCATGGCTTTGCACCCGAAGTACGCCACGAGGTACGGCACTGGCTGTCGGTGATCTCGCTGGTCTCGCTGGGTCAGGGCGTAGCCCTGGTACCCCAGGCGCTGACGCGCGTGGGCATGCCGCGCCTGGTGTTCCGCCCGCTCAAAGGCTCGCACCCATCATCGGAGATGCTGGCCATGTGGCGGCGTACACCGGCCAATCCGCTGGTGCAGGCATTGCTGGCCTGCCTGCACCAGGCGGTGACGGAACTATGACGCCAAGTCAGGACCGATCATCGCTGACCGGCAGGCCTGCCCGTATCTACTTCAGCGCTTCACAGCCGAACTCTTCGAGATAGCATTGGCTGCCCACAAGGAACTCTCGTCTGAATGGAAATAAGAGGCCAGGACGACTGACACAATTCCGGGCAATTCATCCTGCGACCTGGCTAGTGAATGGGAAGCCGGTCACGCGCTTGGCTCGGGGGGGAGCGTAGGTACGGACCTTGGAGGTGCTCAGGCCCAGGCGCACCAGCGACTCGGCAATGGTCACGGCCGCAGCTACTCCATCGACCACTGGTACACCAGTCAGTTCACGGATCTTGGCATCCAGCTCGGCCATGCCTCCACAGCCAAGGCAAATGACTTCCGCATGGTCTTCGCTGACGGCAAGGGCGGCCTGGCGAACAATCGCTTCAACCGCGCGCTCGGGTTGAGTCTCCAGCTCCAGCACAGCCATGCCACTGGCGCGAACCGATGCACAGCGGTCGTTCAGGCCAGCGAGCTTGAGTCGATCCTCTATCAATGGCACAGCGCGATCCAGCGTCGTGACCACCGAGTATTTGTGGCCCAGGAACATGGCCGCGGTGGCCGCTGCCTCGGTGATATCCACCACGGGAACGTCCAGCAACTCCTGCAGGCCTTCGCGGCCATGCTCACCGTAGCCGGCTTGAATGACGGCGTCAAAGGGTTGTCCATAGCTCATCACCGCATCCATAACTCCGACTGCGGCAAGATAGCTCTCGAAATTCCCCTCGACCGATTCGGCCCCAAAGCGCGGGGTCAGCGCGACTATCTCTGTTCCAGGCGCAGCAACCTTCCGAGCTTGCATGCCGATGGCATGGGTCATCGACTCGGTGGTGTTCACGTTCACGATCAAAATGCGCATGATTTTCAACTTTCCTTCTCAGTGTTTGGCGGAGGCTACGGAAATGGCTTCGCCATCCTGGTCGTCGTAGGTGAGGCCTTTTGGTGCAACCATCCAATAGAACAAGGCGCCCAGTCCGGCTGCAATGAACCAGGAGAACTGGGACAGCGATTGCAGCGTCGGCAGGAATGCAAAGAGCAGCGAGATCAGGGATGAAGGAATCAGAGCCTGAATTGCCTTGGGGTTGATGCCGTTGCGGTAGTGATAGGGGCCTGCAGGGTCGTGTGTATAGAGCGCCGGAACGTTCACGCGCTGTTTGCGGATCAGCCAGTAGTCGGCCATCACGATGCCGAACAGCGGACCCAGAAAAGAACCCAGGCCGCCCAGGAAGTAGACGATGACCAGCGGAGAGTTGTAGAGATTCCAGGGCAGGATCACGAAGCCGAGAACTGCGCTGACAAGAGCTGCCCGGCGGAAGTTCAGATGCCTGGGCATGAGGTTGGCCAGCGCCAGGGCCGGAGCCACAAAGTTGGCCATCAGGTTCACGGCGATGGTCAGGATCAGCAGCG
This region of Comamonas thiooxydans genomic DNA includes:
- a CDS encoding LysR family transcriptional regulator is translated as MELRLLHYFVTLAEELHFSRAAQRLSISQPPLSVAIKQLEQELQAQLFERSSKGVRLTAAGEHLLDKARQLLALSQQAAQETRDVAQGTRGHLRLGFVGSSLYRGLPQALERFQHDHPLVRVDMLEANSAEQILDLQQMRLDMALVHSIQPPEGIASRLLMEEPFVVCLPDRHPLQVSSAIDLTELKNDRLILFSSLVSPTYHQRIYEMCLAHGFAPEVRHEVRHWLSVISLVSLGQGVALVPQALTRVGMPRLVFRPLKGSHPSSEMLAMWRRTPANPLVQALLACLHQAVTEL
- a CDS encoding aspartate/glutamate racemase family protein, translated to MRILIVNVNTTESMTHAIGMQARKVAAPGTEIVALTPRFGAESVEGNFESYLAAVGVMDAVMSYGQPFDAVIQAGYGEHGREGLQELLDVPVVDITEAAATAAMFLGHKYSVVTTLDRAVPLIEDRLKLAGLNDRCASVRASGMAVLELETQPERAVEAIVRQAALAVSEDHAEVICLGCGGMAELDAKIRELTGVPVVDGVAAAVTIAESLVRLGLSTSKVRTYAPPRAKRVTGFPFTSQVAG